A window of Edaphobacter lichenicola contains these coding sequences:
- a CDS encoding efflux RND transporter permease subunit — MLSKIIETCARNRFLVFTAVLMLTLAGIWSLQHIPLDALPDISDVQVIVHTNWMGQPPDVIEDQVTYPIVTSLLAAPHVKAVRAQTMLGDSYVYVVFQDGTDLYWARSRVIEYLQQISGRLPENVHPSIGPDATGAGWVYEYVILDKSGKHSLSDLRSLQDWRLRYALETVPGVAEVASIGGFVRQYQVQLDPNKLLAYSIPLSTVIDRVKTSTNEVGGRVLDLSGAEYMIRGLGYLRSLDDLATVAVGSKNGTPILLRDLGTVSFGPDIREGVAEWNGGGETVGGIIVMRQGMNALNVINGVKQKLSEIAPSLPAGVVIMPGYDRSGLIDASIKTLQRDLLEEALIVSVVIFVFLFHFRSALIAILALPIAVLVSFIPMYWLGVTSNIMSLGGIALAIGVLVDASIVMVENGYRHLSERQEQGAEPVSESERRTILINAAKQVGPALFFSLLIIVVSFLPVFLLEAQEGRMFRPLAWTKTLAVGSSSILAITLVPVLMVMLIRGRLRPERVNPISRITQAIYLPILRWCLRHRWLTIAANLGFLIVTFPLATKLGSQFMPPLFEGSVLYMPTALPGISIEQAKVLLQQQDRILRSFPEVASVFGAVGRSDSATDNAPLDMYDTTVMLKPREQWAAGMTYEKLIQEMDDKLQFPGLSNTWTMPVENRLDMELTGIKTPLGLKVQGPNVDGIQQLASQIQHLLSGLPETRSVFAEKVAQGFYVNVEVNRPETARYGLTVADIQTAVASGIGGQNIVENIEGRERYPVTVRYQRDFRDNIDKMRGVLIATPSGAQIPLGQVARISFSRGPAMIRDEDGALTGYIYVDLKNTDYGGFVAKADRFLHDKLVLPANYSFQWSGEYELELRAKRRLQLILPIVFVVIFLLLYLVFHSVSEALVLIFPTIYAVSGGLLLQWLLKYNFSVAVAVGYIALFGIAVETGVVMVVYLHESLERRQQSGRPLTAADVEEAAIEGAVHRLRPKLMTVCAVLASLVPILWESGIGSDVMKPIAAPIVGGMITSTIHVLILVPVFFVMMKERALKRGTLGC, encoded by the coding sequence ATGCTATCGAAGATTATCGAAACCTGCGCGCGCAATCGCTTCCTTGTTTTTACGGCTGTTCTGATGCTGACACTCGCAGGCATCTGGTCGTTGCAGCACATTCCGCTGGACGCCCTTCCGGATATTTCCGATGTGCAGGTTATCGTTCATACGAACTGGATGGGCCAGCCTCCTGATGTCATCGAAGACCAGGTGACGTACCCAATTGTGACCAGCCTCCTGGCGGCGCCACACGTCAAAGCAGTTCGTGCGCAGACCATGTTAGGAGACTCTTACGTCTATGTTGTCTTTCAGGACGGCACCGATCTCTATTGGGCGCGCTCCCGCGTCATCGAATACCTGCAACAGATCAGCGGACGGCTGCCAGAGAACGTGCACCCTTCCATTGGTCCCGATGCGACAGGTGCTGGCTGGGTCTACGAGTATGTCATCTTAGATAAGAGCGGCAAGCATAGCCTTTCCGACCTGCGCAGTTTGCAGGACTGGCGTTTGCGCTATGCTCTCGAAACCGTTCCCGGCGTCGCGGAGGTCGCCAGCATCGGCGGCTTCGTGCGCCAGTATCAGGTTCAGCTCGATCCCAACAAGCTGCTTGCTTATAGCATTCCGCTCTCCACGGTGATCGATCGGGTAAAGACCAGCACGAATGAAGTTGGCGGACGTGTACTCGATCTGAGCGGCGCGGAGTATATGATTCGCGGCCTGGGCTACCTGCGTTCGTTGGACGATCTGGCAACCGTTGCTGTTGGCAGCAAAAATGGAACGCCGATCCTGCTGCGCGACCTGGGAACTGTGAGCTTCGGTCCAGACATCCGCGAAGGGGTTGCTGAGTGGAATGGTGGAGGCGAGACCGTCGGCGGCATTATCGTCATGCGCCAGGGCATGAACGCGCTGAACGTCATCAACGGCGTCAAACAGAAGCTCAGTGAGATCGCGCCATCTCTACCCGCAGGCGTCGTCATCATGCCGGGATATGACCGTTCCGGCCTGATTGATGCCTCGATCAAGACACTGCAACGTGATCTGCTGGAAGAGGCTCTCATCGTTAGCGTCGTCATCTTCGTTTTCCTCTTCCACTTCCGGTCTGCGTTGATTGCCATCCTGGCTTTACCTATCGCGGTGTTGGTCTCCTTCATTCCGATGTACTGGCTTGGGGTAACCTCTAACATTATGTCGCTTGGCGGCATCGCGCTGGCGATTGGTGTGCTCGTCGATGCCTCGATTGTGATGGTCGAAAACGGCTATCGTCATCTCTCCGAGCGTCAGGAACAAGGTGCGGAGCCGGTTTCGGAATCAGAGCGAAGAACGATCCTCATCAACGCAGCCAAACAAGTCGGGCCCGCATTGTTCTTCTCGCTCTTGATTATTGTCGTCTCCTTCCTGCCGGTCTTCCTGCTCGAAGCACAGGAAGGACGGATGTTCCGTCCTCTGGCGTGGACGAAGACACTCGCGGTAGGCTCGTCATCCATTCTCGCCATTACCCTGGTTCCCGTGCTGATGGTGATGCTCATCCGTGGGAGGCTTCGTCCAGAACGAGTAAACCCCATCTCGCGCATTACTCAAGCGATCTATCTGCCCATCCTTCGCTGGTGCCTGCGCCACCGCTGGCTCACTATCGCAGCCAATCTGGGCTTCCTTATCGTCACATTTCCATTGGCAACCAAGTTGGGCAGCCAGTTCATGCCGCCGCTTTTTGAAGGCTCCGTCTTGTATATGCCAACAGCACTTCCAGGCATTTCGATTGAGCAAGCGAAGGTTCTGCTCCAGCAACAGGACAGGATTCTTCGTAGCTTCCCAGAGGTAGCGAGCGTATTCGGAGCGGTTGGCCGTTCCGACAGCGCAACCGATAATGCTCCGCTCGATATGTACGACACCACGGTCATGCTCAAACCGCGAGAGCAGTGGGCGGCAGGGATGACTTACGAAAAGCTCATTCAGGAGATGGACGATAAACTCCAATTTCCCGGACTCTCGAACACCTGGACGATGCCCGTTGAGAACCGTCTGGACATGGAATTGACCGGCATCAAGACCCCGCTGGGTTTGAAGGTGCAGGGACCGAATGTGGATGGCATTCAGCAACTCGCTTCGCAGATACAACATCTTCTCTCCGGCCTGCCAGAGACGCGGTCGGTCTTTGCGGAAAAGGTCGCGCAAGGTTTCTACGTCAATGTTGAGGTCAACCGGCCAGAGACTGCGCGCTACGGTCTTACCGTGGCCGACATTCAGACCGCAGTTGCCTCGGGCATTGGCGGCCAGAACATAGTGGAGAACATCGAGGGCCGCGAACGGTATCCAGTCACGGTGCGCTATCAACGCGACTTCCGCGACAACATCGACAAGATGCGCGGGGTTCTGATCGCAACTCCCTCCGGCGCACAGATCCCGTTGGGGCAGGTGGCGCGCATTTCCTTCAGCCGTGGTCCCGCGATGATTCGGGACGAAGACGGCGCGCTCACGGGCTACATCTACGTCGATCTTAAGAACACGGACTACGGCGGCTTCGTCGCCAAGGCGGACAGGTTCTTGCATGACAAGCTCGTCCTGCCCGCTAACTATTCTTTCCAATGGTCGGGGGAGTATGAACTGGAGCTACGCGCCAAACGACGTCTGCAGCTCATTCTTCCGATTGTGTTTGTTGTGATCTTCCTCTTGCTGTATCTTGTGTTTCACTCGGTCAGCGAAGCACTTGTGCTCATCTTTCCGACAATCTACGCAGTGAGCGGCGGTCTACTACTGCAATGGCTGCTGAAGTACAACTTCAGCGTCGCGGTTGCAGTGGGTTACATCGCACTGTTTGGAATTGCGGTGGAAACCGGAGTGGTCATGGTGGTCTACCTCCACGAATCGCTTGAGCGCAGGCAGCAATCGGGAAGACCGTTGACGGCTGCAGACGTGGAAGAAGCCGCAATCGAGGGAGCAGTGCACCGCCTGCGTCCAAAGCTGATGACGGTCTGCGCAGTCCTTGCCAGCCTGGTCCCGATCCTCTGGGAGTCCGGCATCGGCTCCGACGTAATGAAGCCGATTGCTGCACCAATCGTCGGGGGCATGATTACCTCGACGATCCACGTTCTGATTCTGGTGCCTGTCTTCTTTGTCATGATGAAGGAGCGGGCACTGAAGCGCGGAACACTCGGTTGTTGA
- a CDS encoding NAD(P)H-dependent flavin oxidoreductase has translation MGKAWNQTRVAEILGIEYPIIQGPLGGFSSQRLAAAVSNFGGLGSFGAHGLERGAISDIIAEIRSLTVKPFAMNLWVSMEDDGARTSDAAAFQRAASHLAPYISEVGGSQPSHSPYKPIRFEAQARILLDAKVPAFSFIYGIPPAEILEEAKRQGMVTLGTATTVDEATALEQAGVDIVVASGFEAGGHRGSFQQSSEDSLTGTISLVPQTVDAVSIPVVAAGGIADARGIIAALALGAEGVQMGTVFLATEDSGAHPLHREAILTGKARPTALTRGFTGRLARGIKNNLLDVMNQPGTEILPYPLQRALMRNLAIPAQKAGRADLLALWAGQSASLAHEIDVNELLKSLVTGVAARYKNCAGEGFK, from the coding sequence ATGGGTAAAGCATGGAATCAGACGCGCGTTGCAGAGATTCTCGGCATTGAGTATCCGATCATCCAAGGTCCGCTTGGCGGCTTCTCTTCGCAGAGATTAGCTGCAGCCGTTTCAAACTTCGGCGGGCTTGGCTCATTTGGTGCTCATGGGCTCGAGCGCGGCGCAATCAGCGACATTATCGCAGAGATTCGCTCGCTCACGGTGAAGCCATTTGCGATGAATCTCTGGGTCTCGATGGAGGACGATGGAGCACGCACCTCGGATGCGGCCGCCTTTCAAAGGGCTGCGTCGCATCTGGCTCCGTATATCTCTGAAGTCGGAGGTTCACAACCTAGCCATAGTCCTTACAAGCCAATTCGCTTCGAGGCACAAGCTCGCATCCTTCTAGACGCAAAGGTGCCGGCGTTCTCTTTTATCTATGGCATTCCTCCGGCGGAGATCCTCGAAGAGGCCAAGAGACAGGGGATGGTGACCCTCGGCACGGCCACAACTGTGGACGAAGCGACAGCATTGGAGCAAGCTGGAGTCGATATCGTCGTCGCATCGGGCTTTGAGGCCGGAGGACATCGAGGCTCCTTCCAGCAAAGCTCAGAAGATTCGCTGACAGGCACCATATCTCTCGTGCCGCAGACTGTGGATGCGGTCTCTATTCCCGTAGTAGCAGCAGGTGGGATTGCAGACGCACGTGGAATCATTGCCGCTCTTGCGCTCGGCGCTGAGGGCGTTCAGATGGGAACCGTATTTCTGGCGACGGAAGACTCTGGCGCTCACCCGCTGCATCGCGAAGCGATTCTTACGGGTAAGGCTCGACCGACAGCACTCACGCGCGGGTTTACGGGAAGATTGGCTCGCGGGATCAAGAACAATTTACTTGATGTCATGAACCAGCCCGGCACAGAGATTCTGCCCTATCCGCTGCAGAGAGCCTTGATGCGTAATCTGGCGATCCCGGCACAAAAGGCCGGGCGGGCAGATTTGCTGGCCCTTTGGGCAGGACAGAGTGCATCCTTGGCCCATGAAATCGACGTTAATGAGTTATTGAAATCACTGGTGACTGGAGTCGCAGCTCGATATAAGAATTGCGCAGGCGAAGGGTTCAAATGA
- a CDS encoding RidA family protein: protein MATLGDFFDQPRVADGASDLFRDVFGTENLPVRLVIGVASLPLGLPVELEVIFEVKG from the coding sequence ATGGCGACATTAGGCGATTTCTTCGATCAGCCGCGTGTCGCCGATGGTGCTTCGGATCTGTTTCGAGATGTATTCGGTACAGAAAACCTACCTGTCCGTCTCGTGATCGGTGTCGCCAGCCTTCCGCTTGGTCTGCCTGTGGAATTGGAGGTCATCTTCGAGGTCAAGGGCTAG
- a CDS encoding efflux RND transporter periplasmic adaptor subunit, protein MPESKDAALVPVQLTPERMQSIGVKTGTVEYKQLSDDLRATGTVDIDERLLSYVQVRFPGYIRKVFANATYQYIRKGEPLFTVYSPDLVATQQEYLLAQQNQELLQSSTVDGVAAGANTLSEAAEHRLAQWDVPASELAKLKETGKPVTDLTIYSPVSGFITERNALPNLYVEPSTRLYTVADLSRVWVNAQIFQDDIGRLKQGDAASITVDSYPGRTFTGQIEEILPQVDMATRTVRVRLAIANPGLKLKPGMFVNVEVKSSLGRQLVVPASAVFESGTRQIVFLNHGNGNLEPKEIAVGLRVGDNFVVLRGLGANQSIVTSANFLIDSESQLQAAAGSFVPPPPGAGANSSSANAPSVAQANIDFTTDPNPLNRGNNIFRVRLTGPGNTPFTGASVTVTFYMAAMPAMGMAPMNTSATLAEKGNGLYEGGSTLDSGGTWLVTITAQKNGKPIATKQLHVNVTGGM, encoded by the coding sequence ATGCCGGAGTCGAAGGACGCCGCTCTTGTTCCTGTACAGCTCACGCCGGAGCGGATGCAGAGTATTGGCGTGAAGACTGGCACAGTCGAATACAAGCAACTCAGTGATGACCTTCGTGCGACCGGTACGGTGGACATCGATGAACGCTTGCTCTCTTACGTCCAGGTACGTTTTCCGGGCTACATCCGTAAGGTCTTTGCCAACGCGACCTATCAATATATACGCAAGGGCGAGCCACTGTTTACGGTGTACAGTCCCGATCTGGTAGCGACACAGCAGGAATATCTTCTTGCGCAGCAGAACCAGGAGCTATTGCAATCGAGCACCGTGGATGGCGTAGCCGCGGGCGCAAACACACTTTCTGAGGCTGCCGAGCACCGTTTAGCGCAGTGGGATGTTCCTGCAAGTGAGCTCGCCAAATTGAAGGAGACAGGTAAGCCAGTCACGGATCTCACCATCTACTCGCCGGTTTCGGGGTTTATTACGGAGCGCAACGCTCTGCCCAATCTCTACGTTGAGCCATCAACGCGGTTGTACACGGTTGCGGATCTCTCGCGTGTTTGGGTTAACGCGCAGATCTTTCAGGACGACATCGGACGGCTCAAGCAGGGCGACGCTGCTTCCATCACGGTGGACTCGTATCCAGGCCGCACATTCACAGGCCAGATCGAAGAGATTCTGCCGCAAGTGGACATGGCAACGCGCACGGTGCGAGTGCGTCTGGCGATTGCCAATCCCGGCCTCAAGCTGAAGCCCGGCATGTTCGTCAATGTTGAGGTGAAAAGCAGCCTGGGTCGCCAGCTCGTCGTGCCCGCTTCGGCGGTTTTCGAATCTGGTACGCGGCAGATTGTCTTTCTGAACCACGGCAATGGCAATCTTGAGCCCAAGGAGATAGCAGTTGGTCTTCGCGTCGGGGACAATTTCGTCGTTCTAAGAGGATTGGGAGCAAATCAATCGATTGTTACCTCCGCGAACTTCCTCATCGATTCGGAGAGCCAGTTACAGGCGGCAGCAGGTTCATTTGTTCCACCTCCACCAGGCGCGGGCGCCAACAGTTCCTCGGCAAATGCTCCTTCCGTGGCACAGGCCAACATTGACTTCACCACGGATCCGAACCCGCTGAACAGAGGAAACAATATCTTCCGCGTGCGGCTGACCGGGCCGGGAAACACGCCGTTCACTGGTGCATCCGTCACAGTCACGTTCTATATGGCCGCGATGCCTGCGATGGGCATGGCGCCGATGAACACCTCTGCCACCCTTGCAGAAAAAGGCAACGGCCTCTATGAAGGCGGTAGCACGCTCGATTCTGGCGGTACATGGCTGGTGACCATCACGGCCCAGAAGAACGGAAAGCCCATCGCCACGAAACAACTGCACGTGAACGTGACTGGAGGCATGTGA
- a CDS encoding TolC family protein: MNVVFWTAALMLASAFSAFGQETAASAPTPLSQLLAEVQANNPQISVAEHEARAARQVAPQVTTLPDPKFTYQQLSVGSPKPFAGYPNSDFAYLGVGASQELPYAGKLRLRGQVADRDADTKQAEVKVIGAGIADAVKADYLQLAYLQDTLGIFRQNEVVLDQLIQDATAHYQVGQGMQQDVLEAQIKRTKIVHEITMHHQQMGELQAHLKGLLNRDQESLDIVTEDLTETPMKVASDELLVLVKKNNPQIQVDAKVIQKQDAQVASAKREGKPDFELGYMYQNTDRKYRDYYMLTFDVRFPRKKRVDAEIAGAQEKLIASRQTLDAHLAQQLAQVQQLYVEASSDEEQLKEYREGLAPQSDAAYRATLSAYASNKEQFTHVLSYFTDLLNLKFEYARTLLDHETALAHLESLTGATLR, translated from the coding sequence ATGAACGTGGTCTTTTGGACCGCCGCTCTCATGCTTGCCAGCGCATTCTCTGCCTTCGGGCAGGAGACGGCTGCAAGTGCGCCCACACCGTTGTCTCAGCTCCTGGCTGAGGTACAAGCAAATAACCCACAAATCTCCGTCGCCGAGCATGAGGCGCGGGCCGCAAGACAGGTGGCTCCGCAAGTAACTACCCTGCCGGATCCAAAGTTTACCTATCAGCAGTTGAGTGTTGGCAGCCCGAAGCCGTTTGCCGGATACCCCAACAGCGACTTCGCTTACCTCGGCGTCGGTGCTTCGCAAGAACTGCCCTATGCTGGAAAACTGCGACTACGTGGACAGGTGGCAGACCGCGATGCCGATACCAAGCAGGCGGAAGTCAAAGTGATCGGCGCCGGCATCGCCGACGCGGTGAAGGCCGACTATCTCCAGCTTGCCTACCTGCAAGATACGCTCGGAATCTTCCGTCAAAATGAAGTCGTTCTCGACCAGCTCATTCAGGATGCGACGGCCCACTATCAGGTTGGCCAAGGGATGCAGCAGGACGTGCTCGAAGCACAGATAAAACGCACAAAGATCGTGCATGAGATCACCATGCACCATCAGCAGATGGGAGAGCTACAAGCTCATCTCAAGGGATTGCTCAACCGCGACCAGGAATCGCTCGACATCGTCACCGAAGACTTGACGGAAACACCGATGAAGGTAGCCTCCGATGAGCTTCTGGTTCTGGTGAAAAAAAACAATCCTCAGATTCAGGTCGATGCGAAGGTCATTCAAAAGCAAGATGCGCAGGTCGCATCCGCAAAACGCGAGGGCAAGCCCGATTTTGAACTCGGCTATATGTATCAGAACACCGACCGCAAGTATCGGGACTACTACATGCTCACCTTCGACGTTCGCTTTCCGCGCAAGAAGCGGGTCGACGCGGAGATCGCGGGGGCGCAGGAAAAGCTTATCGCATCGAGGCAGACACTCGACGCCCATCTCGCGCAGCAGCTCGCCCAGGTTCAGCAGCTCTATGTCGAGGCATCGAGCGATGAGGAGCAACTGAAGGAGTACCGCGAGGGACTGGCCCCTCAGTCCGACGCAGCGTACCGGGCCACACTGAGCGCCTATGCCTCGAACAAAGAGCAGTTCACGCATGTGCTCTCATACTTCACCGATCTCCTCAACCTGAAGTTCGAATACGCGCGGACACTTCTCGATCACGAGACTGCGCTGGCCCATCTCGAATCCCTGACAGGAGCGACACTGCGATGA